CACCGTCGCCGCCAGCGCGTCGGCCAGTCTTACGCCCGCGTCCCTGAAAGAAGGCGGCACCCTTCGCGCGCCACGCCTCCTTTTCGTTCGCATCAGCCGATTCCACGGCGGCAAGTAGCGCGCCGGCCAGCAGATCGAGATCGAGCGCATCGGCGCCGGTGGACGTGACCAGCTCGCCTAGTTGCTGGACCTTCTTCGCCTTGAGCGCGCGGGCCTTGTCGCCCAGCGCCTTCAACTCGGAGTCATAGTCGCGGACCTTGCGCATATTCTCTCCCTCGCGCTCCATGATCGGGAGCGGCAGCGTAGCACGATCGCGGATGCAGGACAGCGGTTCCGAATGAGAAATGCGGCGAAGTCAATCACGCGAACGGCAGAGAGAGTGAGTGCGCGCTTATACGTCGTTGCCGACGTGCGCTTAGAAAGGCAGTATAGCGGTCGTCATGGCGATCTACCATTTCTCGGCCAAGGTCATCAGCCGCGCCAACGGATCGAGCGCCGTTGCGAGTGCTGCCTATCGTGCGGCGGAGCGGCTGCACGATGACCGGCTCGGGCGCGACCATGATTTCTCGAACAAGGCCGGCGTCGTCCATTCGGAGATCATGTTGCCCGAAGGTGCGCCGGAGCGTTTAAGCGATCGCACGACGCTGTGGAATGAGGTCGAGGCCGGAGAGAAGCGGAAGGATGCGCAGCTTGCCCGCGAAGTCGAGTTCTCGATTCCGCGCGAGCTGAACCAGCAACAGGGTGTCCAGCTCGCGCGCGATTTCGTCGAAAAGCAGTTCGTCGAACGCGGCATGGTGGCCGACCTCAATGTGCATTGGGACATGGGGAAGGACGGGCAACCCAAGCCGCACGCGCATGTCATGCTGTCGATGCGCGAGGTAGGGCCGGAGGGTTTCGGGCAGAAGGTGCGCGAGTGGAACAGCACGGCGCTCTTGCAGGAATGGCGCGAGGCGTGGGCCGATCACGTCAACGAGCGCCTGGCCGAGCTGGATATTGACGCTCGCATAGATCACCGCACGTTGGAGCGCCAAGGGATCGACCTTGAGCCGCAACACAAGATCGGGCCGGCGGCGTCGCGGATGCCCGAACAGGGGCTTGAGGCCGAGCGGGTCGAGGATCATGCCCGGATCGCGCGCGAGAATGGCGAGAAGATCATTGCCAATCCGTACATCGCGCTCGATGCGATCACGCGCCAACAGGCGACGTTCACGCGGCGCGACCTGGCGCAGTTCGCGTTCCGGCACAGCGACGGCAAGGATCAGTTCGACCAGGTGATGCGCGCAGTGCGGATCTCGCCCGAGCTGGTGGCGCTGGGGAAGGACGGGCGCGGCGAGGATCGCTTTACCTCCCGCGACATGATCGAGACGGAGCAGCGGTTAAGCCAGGCCGGCGATCGGCTTGCCGATCGGGGCGGGCATGGTCTCCCGGCGGACACGACCTACGCCAGTCGCGCCGCCGGAAGTGGTGCTCTGTCGC
The genomic region above belongs to Sphingobium yanoikuyae and contains:
- the traD gene encoding conjugal transfer protein TraD; the protein is MRKVRDYDSELKALGDKARALKAKKVQQLGELVTSTGADALDLDLLAGALLAAVESADANEKEAWRAKGAAFFQGRGRKTGRRAGGDGERTKQTGAGEKQA